A DNA window from Massilia putida contains the following coding sequences:
- a CDS encoding aspartate aminotransferase family protein, whose product MTTSSLVELDRQHLIHPVTNFHAHQQRGVTILAAGKGAYLTDADGHELLDAFSGLWCVNTGYGHDSIVEAAAEQMRRLPYATGYFSFGSEPAIRLAARLVELAPPSLRHVYFTQGGSDAVDAAIRYITYYFNALGKPAKKQFIALERGYHGSSTTGAGLTALTVFHRHFDLPRANHHHIPSPYPYRNPAGGDDQAVIAASVASLRAKVAELGADNVAAFFCEPIQGSGGVIVPPYGWLKAMADACRELDILFAVDEVITGFGRTGPLFACAAEGVEPDLMTVAKGLTAGYAPMGALLFSSAIFEAIADAAGPEIAVGHGQTYSAHPVSAAIGLEVLRLYHEGGLLANGVAQAPHFAAGLRALLEHPLVGDARSRGLLGALELVADKDAKTTFPAALKLSERIAAAAYRNRLVFRAFGDNILGFAPALCYTADEFELLFARLKNTLDEVLAQSEVRAALG is encoded by the coding sequence ATGACCACCTCCTCGCTCGTCGAACTCGACCGCCAACACCTGATCCATCCCGTCACCAATTTTCACGCGCACCAGCAGCGCGGCGTGACCATCCTGGCCGCCGGCAAGGGGGCTTATCTCACGGACGCCGACGGCCATGAACTGCTCGACGCATTCTCCGGCCTGTGGTGCGTGAACACGGGTTACGGCCACGACAGCATCGTGGAGGCCGCGGCCGAACAGATGCGCCGCCTGCCCTATGCCACCGGCTATTTCAGCTTCGGCAGCGAACCCGCGATCCGCCTCGCCGCGCGCCTGGTGGAACTGGCGCCGCCGTCGCTGCGCCACGTCTACTTCACGCAGGGCGGCTCGGACGCCGTCGATGCGGCGATCCGCTACATCACCTATTATTTCAACGCGCTGGGCAAGCCGGCCAAGAAGCAGTTCATCGCGCTCGAACGCGGCTACCACGGCTCGTCGACCACCGGCGCGGGGCTGACGGCGCTGACGGTCTTCCACCGCCACTTCGACCTGCCGCGCGCGAACCACCACCACATTCCATCGCCCTACCCCTACCGCAATCCGGCCGGCGGCGACGACCAGGCCGTCATCGCCGCATCGGTCGCGTCCCTGCGCGCCAAGGTCGCGGAACTCGGCGCGGACAACGTGGCGGCCTTCTTCTGCGAACCGATCCAGGGATCGGGCGGCGTCATCGTGCCGCCGTACGGCTGGCTCAAGGCGATGGCCGACGCCTGCCGCGAACTGGACATCCTGTTCGCGGTGGACGAAGTGATCACCGGCTTCGGCCGCACCGGACCGCTGTTCGCCTGCGCGGCCGAAGGCGTCGAGCCCGACCTGATGACCGTCGCCAAGGGACTCACGGCCGGCTACGCGCCCATGGGCGCCCTGCTGTTTTCCAGCGCCATCTTCGAGGCCATCGCCGATGCCGCCGGTCCCGAAATCGCGGTCGGGCATGGGCAAACGTATTCGGCGCACCCCGTCAGCGCGGCCATCGGCCTGGAGGTGTTGCGCCTGTACCACGAGGGCGGACTGCTCGCCAACGGCGTCGCGCAGGCGCCGCATTTCGCGGCCGGGCTGCGCGCGCTGCTCGAGCATCCGCTCGTCGGCGACGCGCGCAGCCGGGGCCTGCTCGGCGCGCTCGAACTCGTCGCCGACAAGGATGCGAAAACGACGTTCCCGGCGGCGCTCAAGCTGAGCGAGCGCATCGCCGCCGCGGCCTATCGCAACCGCCTCGTGTTCCGCGCGTTCGGCGACAACATCCTCGGCTTCGCGCCGGCGCTGTGCTACACCGCGGACGAATTCGAACTGCTGTTCGCGCGCCTCAAGAACACGCTGGACGAGGTACTCGCCCAGAGCGAGGTCCGGGCCGCGCTGGGCTGA